Proteins from one Thioflavicoccus mobilis 8321 genomic window:
- the mrcB gene encoding penicillin-binding protein 1B: MAKTKRPTRSASPKPRSARRPKTKARSRRRPRFTFFLLRWTLLVALAAGLVAVVYGIHLDRVVRDKFEGKRWALPARVYAQPMELYVGRALTPGQLEAELERLNYHAVTTPERAGTYSLSADRALVRSRAFRFWDGAEPGRLLSVSFADGRVSKLNDGSNGSELPLVRLDAALIASIYPTHNEDRVLVRRAELPDLLVGALVAVEDRNFFSHHGVDPRAIARAVWRNLRAGGFVEGASTLTQQLVKNFYLTQDRTLERKLNEAYMAILLERRYTKDEILEAYANEIYLGQDGRRAIHGFGLASRFYFNRSLEELDIPETALLVGLIKGPSRYDPRRHPERALERRNLVIDLMAQERVISHAAADKAKQAPLSLRKGGGRPTGDYPAFLQLVRRQLQRDYREEDLRSEGLNIFTTLDLPIQAEVESSVTKRLPELDRARGFQTGTLETAAVVASVAQAEVLAMVGGRDPDYAGFNRALDAVRPIGSLIKPVIYLTALSHRDRYTLVTTLNDAPISIPAGGGKRWEPKNYDHKIHGAVPLYTALARSFNLATVNLGLDLGVKEVAQTLRNLGVARRFPEVPAMFLGAVSLTPLEVAQVYHTIAAGGFRSPLRAIREVVDAAGRPLNRYPLAVEAVADPQAVYLTTWAMQKVVQEGTARSLAGRLPADMRMAGKTGTTDNLRDSWFAGFSGDKVAAVWVGRDDNQSAKLTGSSGALQLWGDIMTGIENQSLADLVPEGIEIVRVDRVNGLLADEGCGSALAVPMASGSIPTARSACGAAAPSAESTAKPQRAHAEPEQPSWRHSHGKNMFLPGF; this comes from the coding sequence GTGGCCAAGACCAAACGTCCGACCCGCTCAGCCAGCCCCAAGCCCCGCTCGGCGCGGCGCCCCAAGACCAAGGCGCGGAGCCGACGGAGACCCAGGTTCACATTCTTCCTGCTGAGGTGGACGCTGTTGGTCGCCTTGGCCGCGGGGTTGGTGGCCGTCGTCTACGGTATCCATCTCGATCGCGTCGTACGCGACAAGTTCGAGGGCAAGCGCTGGGCGTTGCCAGCCCGTGTCTACGCCCAGCCGATGGAGCTCTATGTCGGGCGTGCGCTGACGCCAGGGCAGCTCGAGGCCGAGCTCGAGCGGCTCAACTACCACGCCGTCACGACCCCTGAACGGGCCGGCACCTACAGCCTGAGCGCCGATCGCGCCTTGGTGCGCTCGCGTGCGTTCCGATTCTGGGACGGTGCCGAGCCCGGTCGGCTCCTGTCCGTGTCGTTCGCCGACGGGCGGGTGAGCAAGCTGAACGATGGGTCGAACGGCAGCGAGTTGCCGCTCGTCCGTCTCGATGCCGCCCTCATCGCCAGTATCTACCCGACGCACAACGAGGACCGTGTCCTGGTGCGGCGCGCCGAACTGCCGGACCTGCTGGTCGGTGCGCTCGTGGCCGTCGAGGATCGCAACTTCTTCAGTCACCACGGTGTCGACCCGCGCGCGATCGCCCGAGCGGTCTGGCGGAATCTGCGCGCCGGTGGCTTCGTCGAAGGTGCGAGCACGCTGACGCAGCAGCTCGTCAAGAACTTCTACCTGACCCAGGACCGTACGCTGGAGCGCAAGCTCAACGAGGCCTACATGGCCATTCTGCTCGAGCGTCGCTACACCAAGGATGAGATCCTGGAGGCCTACGCCAACGAGATTTACCTGGGGCAGGACGGGCGGCGTGCGATACACGGCTTCGGCCTGGCGAGCCGCTTCTACTTCAACCGCTCGCTCGAAGAACTCGACATCCCGGAGACGGCCCTCCTGGTCGGACTCATCAAAGGGCCGTCGCGCTACGACCCGCGCCGTCACCCGGAGCGGGCCCTGGAGCGGCGCAATCTGGTCATTGACCTGATGGCCCAGGAACGGGTGATCAGTCACGCCGCGGCCGACAAGGCCAAGCAGGCGCCGCTCAGCCTGCGCAAAGGGGGTGGGCGCCCGACCGGCGACTATCCGGCGTTCCTCCAGCTCGTACGCCGCCAGCTCCAGCGCGACTACCGCGAGGAGGACCTGCGCTCCGAGGGGCTGAATATCTTCACGACGCTGGATCTGCCGATCCAGGCCGAGGTCGAGTCGTCAGTCACGAAGCGGCTGCCGGAGCTCGATCGCGCGCGCGGGTTCCAGACGGGTACGCTGGAGACGGCGGCCGTCGTCGCCTCGGTGGCCCAAGCCGAGGTGCTGGCGATGGTCGGCGGGCGGGACCCGGACTACGCCGGCTTCAACAGGGCGCTGGATGCGGTTCGTCCGATCGGTTCGCTGATCAAGCCGGTCATCTACCTCACGGCGCTTTCCCATCGCGACCGCTATACGCTGGTGACGACGCTGAACGATGCGCCGATCAGCATCCCGGCTGGCGGCGGCAAGCGCTGGGAGCCGAAGAATTATGATCACAAGATCCATGGTGCTGTGCCGCTCTACACGGCATTGGCCCGCTCGTTCAATCTTGCAACCGTGAATCTCGGCCTCGACCTCGGGGTAAAGGAGGTCGCCCAGACACTCAGGAACCTCGGCGTGGCGCGGCGCTTCCCGGAGGTGCCGGCGATGTTTCTGGGCGCGGTTTCGCTCACCCCGCTGGAGGTCGCGCAGGTCTACCATACCATCGCGGCAGGGGGTTTCCGCTCGCCGCTGCGGGCGATTCGCGAGGTGGTCGACGCTGCGGGTCGGCCGCTGAACCGTTATCCGCTCGCCGTCGAGGCCGTCGCCGACCCGCAGGCCGTCTATCTCACGACCTGGGCGATGCAGAAGGTCGTCCAGGAGGGCACCGCACGTTCGCTGGCTGGGCGGCTGCCCGCCGACATGAGGATGGCCGGCAAGACGGGCACGACCGACAATCTGCGCGACAGCTGGTTCGCTGGCTTCAGTGGCGACAAGGTTGCCGCCGTCTGGGTCGGCCGCGACGATAACCAATCGGCCAAGCTGACGGGCAGCAGCGGTGCATTGCAGCTCTGGGGAGACATCATGACCGGCATCGAAAACCAGTCGCTCGCCGATTTGGTGCCCGAGGGGATCGAGATCGTACGTGTAGACCGCGTCAATGGTCTCCTTGCCGACGAGGGCTGCGGGAGTGCCCTCGCCGTCCCAATGGCCAGCGGGAGCA
- a CDS encoding ABC transporter permease, with translation MKRWQRYRVTLATILVKEVLRFSRIWVQTVLPSVITTALYFVIFGRLIGERIGTMDGYPYLDFIVPGLVLMAVITNTYANVVSSFYSSKFSRFIEEMLVSPAPNWVILAGYAAGGVARGLVVGVAVMAVAMFFTDIRIHSFGVTLLVLLMTAVLFALAGFINAIFANSFDDISIVPTFVLTPLTYLGGVFYSIDLLPPFWQSVSLANPILYMINAFRYGLLGVSDIPLGVAFAIIVVFIVALTLICLHLLRRGVGIKT, from the coding sequence ATGAAGCGCTGGCAACGTTACCGGGTGACGCTGGCGACGATCCTCGTCAAGGAAGTGCTGCGTTTCTCGCGCATCTGGGTGCAGACGGTGTTGCCGTCGGTGATCACGACGGCCCTCTACTTCGTGATCTTCGGCCGGCTGATCGGCGAGCGGATCGGCACGATGGATGGTTATCCGTATCTCGACTTCATCGTCCCCGGGTTGGTACTGATGGCGGTGATCACGAATACCTATGCCAACGTCGTATCGTCCTTTTACAGCAGCAAGTTCTCGCGGTTCATCGAGGAGATGCTGGTCTCTCCGGCGCCGAACTGGGTGATCCTCGCGGGCTACGCCGCCGGCGGTGTGGCTCGCGGCCTGGTCGTCGGCGTGGCAGTGATGGCGGTGGCGATGTTCTTCACCGACATCCGCATCCACAGTTTTGGCGTCACGCTGCTCGTCTTGCTGATGACGGCGGTACTTTTCGCGCTCGCCGGCTTCATCAACGCGATCTTCGCCAACAGTTTCGACGACATCTCGATTGTACCGACCTTCGTTCTGACCCCGCTCACCTATCTCGGAGGGGTCTTCTACTCGATCGACCTGTTGCCGCCTTTCTGGCAGTCGGTGTCGCTCGCCAACCCCATCCTCTATATGATCAACGCCTTCCGCTACGGGCTCTTGGGTGTGAGCGACATCCCGCTTGGGGTCGCCTTTGCGATCATCGTCGTCTTCATCGTCGCGCTGACCCTGATCTGCCTGCACTTGTTGCGACGTGGTGTCGGCATCAAGACCTGA
- a CDS encoding ABC transporter ATP-binding protein: protein MPATTVPPLALPPTRVPALAVRGLSKTYRGGLEALRGVDLTVEEGDFFALLGPNGAGKSTLIGIVTSLVNKSGGTVEVFGHDLDREPEAVKASLGLVPQEFNFNLFLPVIEVVLNQAGYYGIPRREAKRRAERYLRQLDLWDRRGTEMRRLSGGLKRRTMIARALVHEPRLLILDEPTAGVDIEIRRSMWEFLRQLNRQGTTIILTTHYLEEAESLCREVAIINKGEITERVEMGDMLARLRTETFVLNLKGRIAELPQLGGFVFQHLDDGTLEVEVTRDHTINGLFDALSRNGIEVLSLRNKQNRLERLFLDMVDGRDAAEAGEAP from the coding sequence ATGCCAGCCACTACAGTTCCTCCGCTCGCCCTTCCTCCGACCCGGGTACCTGCGCTCGCCGTCCGCGGTCTGTCCAAGACCTATCGCGGGGGCCTCGAGGCCTTGAGGGGCGTCGACTTGACCGTCGAGGAGGGAGATTTCTTCGCGCTGCTCGGCCCCAACGGCGCCGGCAAGTCGACGCTGATCGGGATCGTGACCTCGCTGGTCAACAAGAGCGGCGGTACCGTCGAGGTCTTCGGCCACGACCTCGACCGCGAGCCCGAGGCGGTCAAGGCTTCCCTCGGCCTCGTGCCCCAGGAATTCAACTTCAACCTCTTCCTGCCGGTGATCGAGGTGGTCCTCAACCAGGCCGGCTACTATGGCATCCCGCGGCGCGAGGCCAAGCGGCGCGCCGAGCGTTACCTGCGCCAGCTCGATCTCTGGGATCGACGCGGCACCGAGATGCGCCGCCTCTCAGGCGGTCTCAAGCGTCGCACGATGATCGCGCGAGCCCTGGTCCACGAGCCGCGCCTGCTAATCCTGGACGAACCGACGGCGGGGGTCGACATCGAGATTCGCCGCTCGATGTGGGAGTTCCTGCGACAGCTGAACCGCCAGGGGACCACGATCATCTTGACCACCCACTACCTGGAGGAGGCCGAGAGCCTCTGTCGCGAAGTGGCCATCATCAACAAGGGTGAGATCACCGAGCGCGTCGAGATGGGGGATATGCTCGCTCGGTTGCGCACCGAGACCTTCGTGCTGAATCTCAAAGGCCGCATCGCCGAGCTGCCGCAGCTCGGCGGTTTCGTCTTTCAGCACCTCGACGACGGCACGCTGGAGGTCGAGGTAACTCGCGACCACACGATCAACGGCCTTTTCGACGCCCTGTCGCGCAATGGGATCGAGGTCTTGAGTCTGCGCAACAAGCAGAATCGCCTGGAGCGGCTGTTCCTCGATATGGTCGACGGACGGGATGCGGCCGAGGCGGGGGAAGCCCCATGA